A DNA window from Luteolibacter luteus contains the following coding sequences:
- the menA gene encoding 1,4-dihydroxy-2-naphthoate octaprenyltransferase, which produces MIGPLLLATRPKTLPAAIVPVWAGCVLAWKLTGKFDPMLAACTFFGAIFIQIATNFFNDAIDHAKGADTERRTGPKRVTASGLVPRRVVMMAGAAFLVLATLCGVVLYSAVGWPILAIGVPSLYLAFGYTGGPFPLAYRGMGELFVILFFGLVAVTGTVFIQTMQWRPEAFLLGGQIGLLSAVLISINNLRDREEDASTGKRTLAVRFGPKPARIMIWMEVKAAAVLGLIWFLFGLPWLVLATLPLWSLGLRISWGALTMPEGKGMNRLLAMSALQLVAFAALFHLIAAKL; this is translated from the coding sequence GTGATTGGACCGCTGCTGCTGGCCACCCGGCCGAAGACCCTGCCCGCCGCCATCGTGCCGGTGTGGGCGGGCTGCGTGCTTGCGTGGAAGCTTACCGGCAAGTTCGATCCTATGCTCGCCGCTTGCACCTTCTTCGGGGCAATCTTCATCCAGATCGCGACGAATTTCTTCAACGATGCAATCGACCATGCGAAGGGGGCGGACACCGAGCGCCGCACCGGGCCGAAGCGGGTGACCGCCAGCGGTCTCGTTCCGCGGCGTGTGGTGATGATGGCGGGCGCTGCTTTCCTGGTGCTGGCCACCCTGTGCGGGGTCGTGCTCTATTCCGCGGTCGGCTGGCCGATCCTTGCGATCGGGGTTCCCTCGCTCTACCTGGCCTTTGGCTACACCGGCGGACCATTCCCGCTGGCCTATCGCGGCATGGGAGAACTGTTCGTGATTCTCTTCTTCGGTCTCGTTGCGGTCACGGGCACGGTCTTCATTCAGACGATGCAGTGGCGCCCCGAAGCCTTCCTCCTCGGAGGGCAGATTGGTTTGCTCTCCGCGGTCCTGATTTCGATCAACAACCTCCGGGATCGTGAGGAAGATGCCAGCACCGGTAAGCGCACCCTCGCCGTGCGCTTCGGGCCGAAGCCCGCGCGAATCATGATCTGGATGGAGGTGAAGGCTGCCGCGGTGCTAGGGCTCATATGGTTCCTCTTCGGTCTCCCATGGCTGGTGCTCGCGACCCTGCCTCTATGGTCGCTCGGTCTTCGCATCAGCTGGGGTGCCCTGACCATGCCGGAAGGAAAGGGCATGAATCGCCTGCTCGCGATGTCCGCCTTGCAGCTCGTCGCCTTCGCGGCTCTGTTCCATCTCATCGCCGCGAAACTTTAA
- a CDS encoding autotransporter outer membrane beta-barrel domain-containing protein, giving the protein MKYNSRLPMSCAASIVALASLSSIALAGKTPEPEPPDLQSPLLVASATGNVALSTARITTRDVGDRLFRMRAALRPVEQVVEEVAPAAGSKGGITTTRTISSLNCWEVYGSLYYYTEEQDSQVGFLPGIVGGPAGSLVLIHPDTDLDIFGGNVGIERHFNENWSAGLALGGSTTDVDMTFAGSSDVDTFSVTPYISYYRADAFGSVDFWADVMYSHGFHEFDIQRFNGGTLAVGSPDADTDQVEFNTGLNFQSGNVTHGPYAGLRWIDGTVDSYNEIGPGGLSFPEQDVESLASTLGYQLSFPIKTSAGILVPQIRGAWEHEFEDDGNEILGISLGERDEDLAVFGAGIGYYFNSGWNTVLDYEGRIGSEVEGHYVSLKVGKEF; this is encoded by the coding sequence ATGAAATACAACAGTCGCCTCCCAATGTCCTGTGCCGCCTCCATCGTGGCACTCGCATCGCTTAGTTCCATCGCCCTCGCGGGCAAAACTCCGGAACCGGAACCACCGGATCTCCAGTCGCCGCTCCTCGTTGCCTCGGCCACGGGGAATGTCGCTTTGTCCACGGCCCGCATCACGACCCGTGACGTGGGTGATCGTCTCTTCCGCATGCGCGCCGCACTTCGTCCGGTCGAGCAGGTGGTCGAGGAAGTCGCTCCTGCCGCTGGTAGCAAGGGTGGCATCACTACCACCCGAACCATTTCCAGCCTGAACTGCTGGGAAGTCTACGGCTCCTTGTACTACTACACGGAAGAGCAGGATTCCCAGGTCGGATTCTTGCCCGGCATCGTTGGTGGTCCTGCCGGCAGCCTAGTTCTCATTCATCCGGACACGGACCTCGACATCTTCGGCGGCAACGTCGGAATCGAGCGCCACTTCAATGAAAACTGGAGTGCCGGCCTCGCCTTGGGTGGCTCGACCACCGATGTCGACATGACCTTCGCCGGTAGCAGTGACGTCGATACCTTCTCGGTCACGCCGTACATCTCCTACTATCGCGCGGACGCTTTCGGCTCCGTCGACTTCTGGGCGGATGTCATGTATTCGCATGGCTTCCATGAATTCGATATCCAGCGCTTCAATGGCGGTACGCTCGCTGTCGGTTCGCCGGATGCGGATACCGATCAGGTGGAGTTCAACACCGGTCTCAACTTCCAGTCCGGCAATGTGACCCATGGTCCATACGCCGGTCTCCGCTGGATTGATGGCACCGTGGATTCCTACAACGAGATCGGGCCCGGCGGGCTCTCCTTCCCGGAGCAGGATGTCGAGTCGCTCGCAAGCACGCTCGGTTACCAGCTGTCCTTCCCGATCAAGACTTCGGCAGGCATCCTTGTCCCGCAGATCCGCGGTGCTTGGGAGCATGAGTTCGAGGACGACGGAAACGAGATCCTGGGCATTTCCCTGGGGGAACGCGATGAGGACCTTGCCGTCTTCGGCGCGGGAATCGGTTACTATTTCAATAGTGGCTGGAATACCGTGCTCGATTACGAGGGGCGCATCGGCAGCGAAGTCGAAGGCCACTATGTCTCCCTGAAAGTCGGGAAGGAGTTCTAA
- the menB gene encoding 1,4-dihydroxy-2-naphthoyl-CoA synthase, translating to MWTTVREFEDIRYETTDEGQIAKITINRPQVRNAFRPLTVKELLIAFEMAHEDPEVGVIILTGEGPDAFCSGGDQKVRGHAGYIGSDGVPRLNVLDLQKKIRGLPKPVVAMVAGYAIGGGHVLHIVCDLTIAADNARFGQTGPKVGSFDGGLGSSYLARIVGQKKAREIWYLCRQYDAQQALDMGLVNTVVPLAELENETLKWCREMLAHSPLALRCLKSALNADCDGQMGLLDLAGNATLLYYMSEEAKEGKQAFIERRKPDFSKFPRVP from the coding sequence ATGTGGACCACCGTTCGCGAATTCGAGGACATCCGTTATGAAACTACGGATGAAGGGCAGATCGCCAAGATCACGATCAATCGTCCCCAAGTCCGGAATGCCTTCCGGCCGCTGACGGTGAAGGAACTGCTCATCGCCTTTGAAATGGCGCACGAGGATCCGGAGGTCGGCGTCATCATCCTGACCGGCGAGGGTCCGGATGCCTTCTGCTCCGGGGGCGACCAGAAGGTGCGCGGTCACGCAGGCTACATCGGGTCCGATGGGGTGCCGCGTCTCAATGTGCTCGATCTTCAGAAGAAAATCCGCGGCTTGCCGAAGCCTGTCGTTGCGATGGTGGCCGGCTACGCCATTGGCGGCGGCCACGTGCTTCACATCGTGTGCGATCTAACGATCGCCGCGGACAATGCCCGTTTTGGCCAGACCGGCCCGAAGGTCGGCTCCTTCGATGGTGGTCTCGGTTCGAGTTATCTCGCCCGCATCGTGGGTCAGAAGAAGGCGCGCGAGATATGGTATCTCTGCCGCCAGTATGATGCCCAGCAGGCACTAGATATGGGTCTTGTGAATACCGTGGTACCCCTTGCGGAACTCGAGAATGAGACGCTCAAGTGGTGCCGGGAGATGCTCGCTCACTCGCCGCTCGCCCTGCGCTGCCTGAAGTCCGCCCTGAATGCCGATTGCGATGGCCAGATGGGACTGCTTGATCTGGCGGGAAATGCGACCTTGCTCTACTACATGAGCGAGGAAGCGAAGGAGGGGAAACAGGCCTTCATCGAGCGTCGCAAGCCGGACTTCTCGAAGTTCCCGCGGGTTCCTTGA
- a CDS encoding alpha/beta fold hydrolase, whose translation MKGTLWCLHGAVGMAADWRGLSVPGWSVKRVDLWRFLDCCPMTMPEFGLALNREAESGNRETPGKRVLVAYSMGARLALHALLEGGPWDAAVLIGPHPGLESEEERAARRASDAEWASLALSGKWAGFLRKWEDQAVLQRSPDGEGGMADRAGLSVRRREVARSFIDWSLGAQQPLWSRLGEISCPVLWEAGELDPKFRALAERATPLIPNAELWVAPGAGHRLPWDGPAAFREKLGEFLERLGS comes from the coding sequence GTGAAAGGAACGCTCTGGTGTCTCCACGGCGCAGTCGGCATGGCGGCCGATTGGCGCGGCTTATCAGTGCCGGGATGGAGCGTGAAACGCGTGGATCTCTGGCGCTTCCTCGACTGCTGCCCCATGACGATGCCGGAGTTCGGCCTCGCCTTGAACCGCGAGGCGGAGAGCGGAAATCGGGAGACCCCGGGGAAGCGGGTGCTCGTCGCCTATTCCATGGGTGCCCGGCTGGCGCTTCATGCCCTGCTGGAGGGCGGACCTTGGGATGCCGCGGTGCTGATCGGCCCGCACCCTGGCTTGGAGTCGGAAGAAGAGCGGGCAGCCCGGCGCGCCTCGGACGCGGAGTGGGCTAGTCTGGCCCTTTCCGGGAAGTGGGCCGGGTTTCTTCGGAAATGGGAGGACCAGGCCGTCCTCCAGCGGAGTCCGGACGGAGAAGGAGGGATGGCGGATCGTGCCGGCCTGTCCGTCCGACGCCGCGAGGTAGCCCGGAGCTTTATCGATTGGTCGCTCGGCGCGCAGCAGCCCCTTTGGAGCAGGTTGGGGGAGATTTCCTGCCCCGTCCTCTGGGAAGCGGGAGAGTTGGACCCGAAATTCCGGGCGCTCGCCGAGCGGGCCACGCCCTTGATCCCGAATGCTGAACTATGGGTCGCGCCGGGGGCGGGACACCGTCTGCCGTGGGACGGCCCGGCGGCTTTCCGGGAGAAGCTGGGGGAATTTCTTGAGCGGCTGGGGTCCTAG
- a CDS encoding DUF6726 family protein: protein MLARPALGLTFALALSSCGLVKVPFKVAGAVVEGTAHVGKKAYDASADAFGDTEEEKKAKAKKKKEEAAKKQAEEKDARKKEVDAHATATKEAAEATTPPAEDFLPDLPDPNKPLPDDPVPYQNQ from the coding sequence ATGCTCGCTCGCCCTGCCCTAGGCCTGACCTTCGCACTCGCTCTCAGCTCCTGCGGGCTGGTGAAGGTGCCTTTCAAGGTAGCCGGGGCCGTGGTGGAAGGCACGGCCCACGTCGGAAAGAAGGCTTATGACGCTTCGGCGGACGCCTTTGGCGACACCGAGGAAGAAAAGAAGGCAAAGGCGAAAAAGAAGAAAGAGGAAGCCGCCAAGAAGCAGGCCGAAGAGAAGGATGCCCGGAAGAAAGAAGTGGATGCCCACGCAACGGCGACAAAGGAAGCTGCCGAAGCAACGACTCCGCCGGCTGAAGACTTCCTTCCTGATCTACCTGATCCGAACAAGCCGCTGCCGGACGATCCGGTGCCCTACCAGAATCAGTAG
- a CDS encoding MBL fold metallo-hydrolase has protein sequence MPIFSNPWIQDDGRFLDVLKWKFGRGPQEEPSTAPDTPAPYQRMLPQPEPEQGFRVTWLGHSSFLIQGQGLNLLIDPVFSEYCAPLPMKSMRRLVPPGCYLSDLPKIHAVLLSHSHYDHLDLDALRALGMETPLIIAEGHARWLAKKGFKNVRELAWYQDTELAPGITVTATPAQHFTARTPFDRNHAHWCGWLLDAGGLKLWHAGDSGYCPAFEEIGERFGPIDLGMIPIGAYAPRWFMSSIHMDPEQAVKVFQETRCKKAIGMHWGTFRLTDEPMGEPPLKLRAALGEAGIDLDSFVAGSVGQSWEVY, from the coding sequence ATGCCGATTTTCTCGAACCCCTGGATCCAGGACGACGGGCGCTTTCTGGACGTCCTGAAATGGAAATTCGGGCGCGGCCCCCAGGAAGAACCCTCTACCGCCCCGGATACACCGGCACCCTACCAGCGGATGCTTCCACAGCCGGAGCCGGAGCAAGGCTTCCGCGTCACATGGCTCGGGCACTCTTCCTTTCTCATCCAAGGGCAGGGCCTGAACCTGCTGATTGATCCCGTTTTCTCCGAATACTGTGCGCCCCTTCCGATGAAGTCGATGCGGCGCCTGGTTCCTCCGGGCTGCTATTTGTCGGATCTGCCGAAGATCCATGCCGTGTTGTTGAGTCACTCCCACTATGATCATCTGGACCTGGATGCCCTGAGAGCGCTTGGCATGGAGACACCCTTGATCATTGCGGAAGGCCATGCGCGCTGGCTCGCCAAAAAGGGCTTCAAGAATGTCCGCGAACTTGCCTGGTACCAGGACACGGAACTTGCTCCCGGCATTACCGTCACAGCGACTCCCGCGCAGCACTTCACGGCGCGCACCCCTTTTGACCGCAATCATGCACACTGGTGCGGTTGGCTGTTAGATGCCGGTGGTCTGAAACTTTGGCACGCGGGAGACAGCGGTTACTGTCCTGCATTCGAAGAAATCGGAGAGCGCTTCGGGCCCATCGACCTCGGCATGATTCCCATTGGGGCTTATGCGCCGCGTTGGTTCATGAGCTCGATCCACATGGATCCGGAGCAAGCGGTGAAGGTTTTCCAAGAGACCCGCTGCAAGAAGGCGATCGGGATGCACTGGGGCACCTTCCGCCTCACGGACGAGCCGATGGGCGAGCCTCCGCTCAAGCTTCGTGCTGCTCTCGGGGAGGCCGGGATCGATCTCGATTCCTTCGTGGCCGGATCTGTCGGCCAGTCTTGGGAAGTCTACTGA
- a CDS encoding thiamine pyrophosphate-binding protein, protein MTTWQSACAIIDSCLSHGIREFVVCAGARNAALVEILARAETAGVARVWRHFEERSAGFFALGRTMATGEPCAVVTTSGTAVAELLPAMIEAFYQGRPLLALTADRPERFRGTGAPQAISQPGIFGEHAGSGDIAEWLQRSPWHWNVELEEEFQPGEWSPPSEDKSQRIPLPNFSVADLSRWLREDLYRGLVVMIGDLEPEDQEHVFHFCLDLGVPVAVEATSGLREALVEMALPDPDRMLRQNPPGKVLRIGGVPSGRFWRDLEDLPETEVYNITRTGLPGLARECKTITSPVGRVMKGLGKVEKAGDALDYFRRTSRRASEIENLLEAYPESEPGMLRILSAYASTGSSLYLGNSLPIREWNLFAQHDKPVTDVRANRGANGIDGQLSTWLGWTADLEDAWCLVGDLTALYDLAAPAWLGQIETKGRVFVVINNGGGQIFSRLPRLESMSERAKDLMLNSHEVRLDGWAAMWSMGYLRIQDENGFDKLEPGEGALLVEVLPNAGESAAFWKAWDSPH, encoded by the coding sequence GTGACCACTTGGCAATCGGCCTGCGCCATCATCGACTCCTGCCTCTCCCACGGCATCCGCGAATTCGTCGTCTGCGCGGGAGCGCGGAATGCGGCTCTGGTGGAAATTCTGGCACGGGCCGAGACCGCGGGCGTGGCACGGGTCTGGCGGCATTTCGAGGAACGCAGCGCAGGCTTTTTCGCGCTCGGGCGGACGATGGCCACGGGCGAGCCTTGTGCCGTCGTGACCACCAGCGGCACCGCGGTGGCCGAACTGCTGCCCGCTATGATCGAAGCTTTCTACCAAGGGCGCCCGCTTCTTGCCCTTACGGCTGATCGGCCGGAGCGCTTCCGCGGCACCGGTGCGCCACAGGCGATCTCCCAACCCGGAATCTTTGGCGAGCATGCCGGTAGCGGCGATATTGCCGAATGGCTCCAGCGTTCCCCGTGGCATTGGAACGTGGAATTGGAGGAAGAGTTCCAGCCGGGCGAATGGTCGCCGCCATCGGAAGACAAGTCGCAGCGCATCCCTTTGCCGAATTTTTCCGTTGCCGACCTGTCCCGCTGGCTGCGTGAGGATCTCTATCGCGGACTTGTCGTGATGATCGGTGATCTGGAGCCGGAGGACCAGGAGCACGTCTTCCACTTTTGCCTGGATCTCGGCGTGCCCGTGGCGGTGGAGGCCACCAGCGGACTGCGCGAAGCCTTGGTCGAGATGGCTCTTCCCGATCCCGATCGGATGCTGCGGCAGAATCCTCCGGGCAAGGTATTGCGCATCGGCGGAGTGCCGAGCGGCCGCTTCTGGCGGGATCTCGAAGATCTGCCCGAGACCGAGGTCTACAATATCACCCGCACCGGCCTGCCGGGACTGGCCCGCGAGTGCAAAACTATCACCTCGCCTGTGGGGCGAGTCATGAAGGGGCTCGGCAAGGTTGAGAAGGCGGGCGATGCTCTCGACTACTTCCGGCGTACTTCGCGCCGCGCCTCGGAAATCGAGAACCTCTTGGAGGCCTATCCCGAAAGCGAGCCGGGCATGCTCCGCATCCTCTCTGCCTATGCCTCCACCGGCTCCTCGCTCTACCTCGGCAATAGCCTGCCGATCCGCGAGTGGAATCTCTTTGCCCAGCACGACAAGCCCGTCACCGATGTCCGCGCGAACCGTGGTGCCAATGGCATCGATGGCCAGCTTTCGACCTGGCTCGGCTGGACCGCGGATCTGGAGGACGCCTGGTGCCTCGTCGGTGATCTCACCGCACTCTATGATCTTGCGGCACCCGCTTGGCTCGGCCAGATCGAGACCAAGGGCCGGGTCTTCGTCGTGATCAATAATGGCGGCGGTCAGATCTTCTCCCGACTGCCACGGCTTGAGTCGATGAGCGAGCGTGCCAAGGACCTCATGCTGAATTCCCACGAAGTCCGGCTCGATGGCTGGGCCGCCATGTGGAGCATGGGCTATCTCCGCATCCAGGATGAAAATGGCTTCGACAAACTGGAGCCGGGTGAAGGAGCGCTGCTCGTCGAAGTCCTCCCGAATGCCGGGGAAAGCGCCGCTTTCTGGAAGGCATGGGACAGCCCGCATTAA
- a CDS encoding NfeD family protein, which yields MPLDAETLWLLAGVLLILVEFFIPGVIIVFFGIGAILTSVTTWAGWTPGVGSQAAVFGVSSVILLFGLRRYVKKWFVGHSSNAGMTDDDFTGREARVVTALPGHGGDGQVEIKGANWKARSEAAIPAGSTVIIERREGLTFHVRPRH from the coding sequence ATGCCTCTCGACGCCGAAACTCTCTGGCTCCTCGCCGGGGTCCTCCTGATCCTCGTGGAATTCTTCATTCCGGGAGTGATCATCGTTTTCTTCGGCATCGGAGCCATTCTGACTTCCGTCACTACTTGGGCGGGCTGGACGCCGGGAGTTGGCTCTCAGGCGGCGGTTTTCGGGGTGAGCTCGGTGATCCTGCTTTTCGGTCTGCGCCGCTACGTGAAGAAATGGTTCGTGGGGCATTCCTCGAATGCGGGGATGACCGATGACGATTTTACCGGTCGCGAGGCCCGGGTGGTAACCGCCTTGCCCGGTCATGGCGGCGATGGGCAGGTGGAGATCAAGGGTGCCAATTGGAAGGCCCGTAGCGAGGCCGCGATTCCCGCCGGCTCCACCGTGATCATCGAGCGCCGCGAGGGACTGACTTTCCACGTCCGCCCGCGCCATTGA
- a CDS encoding SPFH domain-containing protein: MNIPLPHSVLAATSGNFGTILVIFLVVLLVVALIKTARIVPQRQAYIVERLGKYHKTLEAGFHITVPFIDRIAYKHSLKEVAMDVPPQFCITKDNIAIEIDGLLYMQVLDPKLASYGIDNYYFAASQLAQTTLRSEIGKLELDKTFEERDTINAEVIAALDKASEPWGLKITRYEIANIKPPQSVSDALEKQMRAERERRAQIALSEGQREAQINVAEGQKQEVIKQSEAKKQSQINEAEGKAREIELLANATAEGIIRIAQAIQQEGGKDAVNLRIAEQYVTQFGNLAKQTNTMILPQNLSDIGGTVAALAKILDTAKQNPASSIIPPPLGR; encoded by the coding sequence ATGAACATCCCGCTCCCTCACTCCGTGCTCGCTGCCACCAGCGGCAACTTCGGCACCATTCTCGTCATCTTCCTCGTCGTGCTCCTGGTAGTGGCGCTGATCAAGACGGCGCGCATCGTACCGCAGCGGCAGGCCTACATCGTCGAGCGGCTTGGCAAGTATCACAAGACACTGGAGGCAGGCTTTCACATCACGGTGCCTTTCATCGACCGGATCGCCTACAAGCACTCGCTGAAGGAAGTGGCGATGGATGTGCCACCGCAATTCTGTATCACGAAGGACAACATCGCGATCGAGATCGACGGCCTGCTCTACATGCAGGTGCTCGATCCGAAGCTGGCTTCCTACGGCATCGACAACTATTATTTCGCGGCCTCGCAGCTCGCACAGACGACGCTCCGCTCGGAGATCGGCAAGCTCGAGCTCGACAAGACCTTCGAGGAGCGTGACACGATCAACGCGGAGGTGATCGCCGCGCTCGACAAGGCCTCAGAGCCTTGGGGCCTGAAGATCACCCGCTACGAGATCGCGAACATCAAGCCGCCGCAATCCGTCTCCGACGCACTGGAAAAGCAGATGCGTGCCGAGCGTGAGCGCCGTGCCCAGATCGCCCTTTCCGAAGGTCAGCGCGAGGCGCAGATCAACGTGGCGGAAGGCCAGAAGCAAGAGGTCATCAAGCAGTCCGAGGCGAAGAAGCAGAGCCAGATCAACGAGGCCGAAGGCAAGGCTCGGGAGATCGAGCTGCTCGCGAACGCCACGGCCGAGGGGATCATCCGCATTGCTCAAGCCATCCAACAGGAAGGCGGCAAGGACGCCGTGAACCTGCGGATCGCGGAGCAGTATGTGACGCAGTTCGGCAACCTCGCCAAGCAGACAAACACGATGATCCTGCCGCAAAACCTGAGCGACATCGGCGGCACCGTGGCGGCGCTGGCGAAGATCCTTGATACGGCAAAGCAGAACCCTGCCAGCTCCATCATTCCTCCGCCGCTGGGCCGCTGA
- a CDS encoding acyltransferase family protein gives MSTPPDLLVASDSAVISPAPDVRPLAEAAVIPVSAVKPKERYVYLDAMKGVMILWGIPVHACVISHSAFFHLVSDISNCVRMEAFFMISGFLSYMLVKRYGASTIMRKRVIATGIPLLTVVLLLNPVTNWLILHYQVDKAAALTPELKVVAPTLGEFFTGKIPWQFFDDRAKITWNWHLHIWFLAVLLCLASLSSPIIHALDRTKKALRSLPSRLPDWMILSLAAAAAVFLCVVARLGYEAAIKPFTSPSFHYPLRMVGYYFAFFALGMAMYCSPRLLRIFTNCHWFQLALAGLLLWAARLWQAGFTPGTHSLAKKISEVTALSAEVYVAVAFVPVLFAFFKRFCSGTEGTMRLSPGHGLHLLASGVILAIATRFGHLLPSHAQTWSEIHVGLPAFVAEIGLTPARFSSGLMLAAQGYFFVMVCLVIFGLFERFIKKAGAPMHFVAESAFCVYLFHYLVIYLNALWLRNWVGIDDDFMLSLLVTLFTAGITMGIYVAVERSVILRCLFLGKLPKRQAGK, from the coding sequence ATGAGCACCCCTCCCGACCTCTTGGTCGCCAGCGATTCCGCCGTCATCAGCCCCGCTCCCGACGTGCGCCCCCTTGCAGAGGCTGCTGTCATCCCTGTCTCCGCGGTCAAACCCAAGGAGCGCTACGTCTACCTGGATGCGATGAAGGGTGTGATGATCCTCTGGGGCATCCCCGTGCATGCCTGTGTGATCAGTCACTCAGCGTTCTTCCACCTCGTGTCGGATATTTCGAACTGCGTGCGCATGGAGGCATTCTTCATGATCTCCGGCTTCCTCTCCTACATGCTGGTGAAGCGCTACGGCGCCTCCACGATCATGCGCAAGCGGGTGATCGCGACCGGCATTCCCCTGCTCACGGTGGTCCTCCTTCTCAATCCGGTCACGAACTGGCTGATCCTGCACTATCAGGTGGACAAGGCTGCCGCACTGACGCCGGAGCTGAAGGTGGTGGCGCCGACGCTCGGGGAATTTTTCACCGGCAAGATTCCGTGGCAGTTCTTCGATGATCGCGCCAAGATCACTTGGAACTGGCACTTGCACATCTGGTTCCTGGCCGTGCTGCTCTGCTTGGCCTCGCTCTCCTCGCCCATCATCCATGCACTGGATCGGACCAAGAAAGCCCTGCGGTCCCTGCCCTCCCGTCTTCCTGATTGGATGATCCTTTCCCTGGCGGCGGCTGCCGCGGTCTTCCTCTGCGTCGTGGCTCGCTTGGGCTACGAGGCTGCGATCAAGCCCTTCACCTCGCCCTCTTTCCATTATCCCCTGCGCATGGTCGGCTATTACTTCGCCTTCTTCGCCTTGGGCATGGCGATGTATTGTTCGCCGCGGCTCCTGAGGATCTTCACCAACTGCCATTGGTTCCAGTTGGCGCTTGCCGGGCTGCTTCTCTGGGCGGCGCGCCTTTGGCAGGCCGGCTTCACGCCGGGAACCCATTCCCTCGCCAAGAAGATCTCCGAAGTCACGGCTCTTTCCGCAGAAGTCTATGTGGCTGTGGCTTTCGTCCCGGTGCTCTTTGCCTTCTTCAAGCGCTTCTGCTCGGGGACCGAGGGAACGATGCGGCTTTCGCCCGGCCATGGGCTGCATCTTCTGGCAAGCGGGGTGATTCTCGCCATCGCTACACGCTTTGGGCACTTGCTGCCTTCCCATGCTCAAACGTGGAGCGAGATTCATGTCGGTCTTCCGGCTTTCGTGGCGGAAATCGGCCTCACCCCCGCGAGATTCTCATCCGGGCTCATGCTCGCCGCACAAGGCTATTTTTTCGTGATGGTCTGCCTCGTGATCTTCGGCCTTTTCGAGCGCTTCATCAAAAAAGCGGGAGCTCCGATGCATTTCGTCGCGGAATCTGCCTTCTGCGTTTATCTCTTCCACTACCTGGTGATCTACCTGAATGCCTTATGGCTGCGCAATTGGGTGGGGATCGACGATGACTTCATGCTTTCGCTCTTGGTCACGCTTTTTACTGCCGGGATCACCATGGGAATCTACGTGGCCGTGGAGCGCTCCGTAATCCTCCGTTGTCTCTTTCTGGGCAAGCTGCCGAAGCGGCAAGCCGGGAAGTAA